The proteins below come from a single Oncorhynchus keta strain PuntledgeMale-10-30-2019 chromosome 32, Oket_V2, whole genome shotgun sequence genomic window:
- the LOC118365384 gene encoding hemoglobin subunit beta-1-like, producing the protein MADWTDAEKSTISAVWGKVDINEVGPLALGRVLIVYPWTQRYFGSFGDVSTAAAIMGNPKVAAHGRVVCGALDKAVKNMGNILATYKSLSETHANKLFVDPDNFRVLADVLTIVIAAKVGAAFTPEIQATWQKFMKVVVAAMGSRYF; encoded by the exons ATGGCTGACTGGACAGACGCCGAGAAGAGCACCATCAGTGCTGTCTGGGGCAAAGTAGATATCAATGAGGTCGGACCACTGGCTCTGGGAAG AGTCCTGATCGTCTACCCCTGGACTCAGCGTTATTTCGGCTCTTTCGGAGATGTGTCCACTGCCGCAGCAATCATGGGCAACCCCAAAGTTGCTGCTCACGGCAGGGTCGTGTGTGGAGCTCTGGACAAAGCTGTGAAGAACATGGGCAACATCTTGGCCACATACAAGTCACTGAGCGAGACCCACGCCAACAAACTCTTCGTCGACCCTGACAATTTCAGG GTGTTGGCTGACGTCCTCACAATTGTCATTGCCGCCAAGGTCGGAGCCGCTTTCACTCCTGAAATCCAGGCAACCTGGCAGAAGTTCATGAAAGTGGTTGTCGCAGCCATGGGCAGTCGGTACTTCTAA
- the LOC118365396 gene encoding hemoglobin subunit alpha-like, producing MSLTAKDKSAVKAFWGKIKGKADVLGAEALGRMLTAYPQTKTYFSEWADLSPGSAPVKKHGGIIMGAIGEAVGLMDNLVGGMSALSDLHAFTLRVDPGNFKILSHNILVTLAIHFPADFTPEVHIAVDKFLAALSAALADKYR from the exons ATGAGTCTGACAGCAAAGGACAAATCTGCGGTCAAGGCCTTCTGGGGCAAGATTAAAGGAAAGGCAGATGTCCTCGGCGCTGAGGCTTTGGGAAG GATGCTGACTGCCTACCCCCAGACTAAGACCTACTTCTCCGAATGGGCTGACCTGAGCCCCGGCTCAGCCCCAGTCAAGAAGCATGGAGGCATCATCATGGGTGCAATTGGTGAAGCAGTCGGACTGATGGACAACCTCGTGGGGGGAATGAGTGCTCTCAGCGATCTGCACGCCTTCACGCTGCGCGTTGACCCTGGAAACTTCAAG ATTCTGTCCCACAACATCCTTGTGACCCTGGCTATTCACTTCCCTGCGGATTTTACTCCCGAAGTGCACATTGCTGTGGATAAATTCCTTGCAGCTTTGTCCGCTGCCCTGGCTGACAAATACAGATAA
- the LOC118365381 gene encoding hemoglobin subunit beta yields MVDWTDAERSAIVGLWGKISVDEIGPQALARLLIVSPWTQRHFSTFGNLSTPAAIMGNPAVAKHGKTVMHGLDRAVQNLDDIKNTYAALSVMHSEKLHVDPDNFRLLADCITVCVAAKLGPAVFSADTQEAFQKFLAVVVSALGRQYH; encoded by the exons ATGGTCGACTGGACAGATGCTGAGCGCAGTGCCATCGTAGGCCTGTGGGGAAAGATCAGCGTGGATGAGATCGGACCCCAGGCCCTGGCCAG actTCTGATCGTGTCTCCATGGACTCAGAGACACTTCAGCACCTTCGGCAACCTGTCCACACCCGCTGCCATCATGGGTAACCCCGCCGTGGCCAAGCACGGAAAGACCGTGATGCACGGACTGGACAGAGCTGTGCAGAACCTGGATGACATCAAGAACACCTACGCTGCACTGAGTGTGATGCACTCCGAGAAACTGCACGTGGATCCCGACAACTTCAGG CTCCTTGCGGACTGCATCACCGTGTGCGTGGCCGCCAAGCTCGGTCCCGCCGTTTTCAGTGCTGATACTCAGGAAGCCTTCCAGAAGTTCCTGGCTGTCGTTGTGTCCGCTCTTGGCAGACAGTACCACTAG